A genomic segment from Chloroflexota bacterium encodes:
- a CDS encoding MBL fold metallo-hydrolase: MTFVGHSTVLVDLDGVRVLTDPLLGHVAAGTIRRVVPAVPPETLASLTAVFISHGHLDHLDFASLRALPGNPALIVPVGLGRVVARATRGVVHELRAGDRLTIGNLTLEAVHAEHPRRRSPFTTAEGALGVLITGSTSVYFAGDTDLFPAMEELAGRVDVALLPVSGWGPTLGRGHLDPRRAAEAAARIRPAIAMPIHWGTLWPLGLRRMAGLEGPGEAFRDAVAARAAGVDVRVLRPGGSMPLHQRPGR, translated from the coding sequence CACTCCACCGTCCTCGTCGACCTCGACGGCGTGCGCGTCCTCACGGACCCGCTGCTCGGCCACGTGGCGGCGGGCACCATCCGACGTGTGGTGCCGGCCGTGCCCCCCGAGACGCTCGCGAGCCTCACGGCGGTCTTCATCAGCCATGGTCACCTGGATCACCTGGACTTCGCATCCCTGCGCGCCCTTCCGGGCAACCCGGCGCTCATCGTCCCGGTCGGCCTGGGGCGCGTCGTGGCACGGGCGACCCGTGGCGTCGTCCACGAGCTGCGGGCCGGCGATCGACTCACCATCGGTAACCTGACCCTGGAGGCCGTCCATGCCGAACATCCCCGTCGCCGCTCGCCCTTCACGACCGCGGAGGGCGCCCTCGGCGTCCTCATCACCGGATCCACGAGCGTCTACTTCGCCGGCGACACGGACCTCTTTCCCGCGATGGAGGAGCTGGCCGGGCGAGTCGACGTGGCGCTCCTGCCGGTGAGTGGCTGGGGGCCCACGCTCGGGCGCGGCCACCTGGACCCGCGACGAGCGGCGGAGGCGGCGGCGCGGATCCGGCCCGCGATCGCGATGCCGATCCATTGGGGCACCCTCTGGCCGCTCGGCCTTCGACGGATGGCTGGCCTCGAGGGACCGGGCGAGGCCTTCCGCGATGCCGTTGCGGCACGCGCAGCGGGGGTCGACGTTCGCGTCCTGCGACCCGGCGGATCCATGCCGCTCCACCAGCGTCCCGGCCGGTGA